A genomic window from Solanum stenotomum isolate F172 chromosome 10, ASM1918654v1, whole genome shotgun sequence includes:
- the LOC125842034 gene encoding mitochondrial import inner membrane translocase subunit PAM16 like 1-like: MAARILANIIVMGSAILARSFVQAYRQALANASRNGVAQEAVQNMKRTSKTMTDVEARQILGVTENASWEEIMQRYDNLFERNAKNGSFYLQSKVHRAKECLEAIHQPKEPEEK, translated from the exons ATG GCTGCAAGAATCCTTGCTAATATAATTGTCATGGGCTCTGCAATATTGGCACGGTCTTTTGTTCAAGCATATCGTCAGGCACTGGCTA ATGCCTCTAGGAATGGGGTTGCTCAAGAAGCAGTACAGAATATGAAAAGAACTAGTAAAACCATGACTGATGTAGAGGCAAGGCAGATTCTTGGTGTCACTGAGAATGCATCGTGGGAAGAAATCATGCAG AGATATGATAACTTGTTTGAGCGAAATGCTAAAAATGGAAGCTTTTACCTTCAGTCAAAGGTTCATAGAGCTAAAGAGTGTTTGGAAGCAATTCACCAACCTAAAGAACCAGAGGAAAAATAA
- the LOC125843286 gene encoding U-box domain-containing protein 52-like isoform X1, which translates to MWPPPPNMSGERMPLPNKLIAVSIDKDRGSQIALKWTVDHLLARGQTVLLIHVKLKQSANASGQSTSSTCLDLDYPMEYLLPPTNTESNQNSDEGGSGNIELDQQTKELFLPFRVFCTRKDIQCYDIVLDDTDVARAVIEYATRTGVEVLIVGASTRGGLLRFKAKDIPGGILKGAPDFCTVHVISKSGKISSTRAASRSAPFVHPLRHQLMQPVSTKFAPFDTSTPSSTNSRSSFPGGPKPVCDPPPSTLQSDTMSFKSPFTHRKGPNGKPYEISLPDTDISYVSSGRPSIDNIYSSLSDSYESGGPTPPRLSGFSDFDSQSFDSTQFGRRSVDTTPPELSLTLLDGDRPSFSQGPGDDIEAEMRRLKQELKQTMEMYSSACKEALTAKQKAMELQRWKMEEKRRLEEARLAEEAALALAEREKAKSRAAIEHAEASQRLAELEAQKRISAEMKALKEAEEKNKILNKLSNSDVRYRKYTIEEIESATDYFAQTRKIGEGGYGPVYKCYLDHTPVAVKVLRPDATHGRQQFQQEIEVLSCIRHPNMVLLLGACPEYGCLVYEFMSNGSLDDRLFHRGKTPPLSWQQRFRIASEIATGLLFLHQSKPEPLVHRDLKPGNILLDRNFVSKISDVGLARLVPPSVADTVTQYRMTSTAGTFCYIDPEYQQTGMLGVKSDVYSLGIIFLQILTARSPMGLTHYVERAIEKGTFNEMLDPAIHDWPFDEAMRLANLSLQCSELRRKDRPDLGKVVLPELERLRALAEENSCPSLMYNLNISPNHSQVSLSRDNLSYPNTMPSSYESSKSQ; encoded by the exons atgtggCCACCACCACCAAATATGAGTGGAGAAAGAATGCCACTACCAAATAAACTAATAGCAGTGTCAATAGATAAAGATAGAGGAAGCCAAATTGCTTTAAAATGGACTGTTGATCATCTATTAGCCAGAGGACAAACTGTTCTTTTGATTCATGTCAAATTAAAGCAATCTGCTAATGCATCTGGTCAATCCACATCTTCAA CTTGCTTGGACCTCGACTATCCCATGGAATACCTGCTACCTCCTACCAACACAG AATCAAACCAGAATTCTGATGAAGGTGGATCGGGAAATATTGAATTGGATCAGCAGACAAAGGAACTGTTTCTTCCTTTTCGAGTATTTTGTACACGAAAAGAT ATACAATGTTATGATATTGTGCTAGACGACACGGATGTAGCCAGAGCAGTCATTGAATATGCGACTCGAACAGGAGTAGAGGTATTGATTGTTGGTGCTTCAACGAGAGGCGGTCTTCTCAG ATTTAAAGCCAAAGACATACCAGGAGGCATTTTAAAAGGGGCTCCTGATTTCTGTACTGTACATGTCATCTCCAAATCTGGAAAGATCTCATCTACACGTGCTGCTTCTCGCTCCGCGCCTTTTGTCCATCCACTACGTCACCAGTTGATGCAGCCAGTGAGCACCAAATTTGCTCCATTTGATACTTCAACACCCTCTTCTACTAATTCAAGAA GTTCATTTCCAGGAGGTCCGAAGCCTGTTTGTGATCCTCCGCCTTCTACACTTCAAAGTGATACAATGAGTTTCAA GTCTCCATTCACTCATAGGAAAGGACCTAATGGAAAGCCATATGAAATCTCTTTGCCAGATACTGACATATCATATGTCAGTTCTGGAAGGCCAAGCATTGATAACATCTATTCTTCATTATCTGATAGCTATGAAAGTGGTGGACCGACCCCTCCTCGGCTTTCAGGCTTTTCAGACTTTGATAGTCAAAGTTTCGATTCCACACAGTTTGGGCGGAGATCTGTGGACACCACTCCACCAGAGCTATCACTTACGTTATTGGACGGTGATAGACCATCATTTTCCCAAGGACCAGGA GATGATATAGAAGCAGAAATGAGAAGGCTAAAGCAGGAGCTTAAGCAAACGATGGAAATGTATAGTTCGGCTTGCAAGGAAGCACTTACAGCAAAACAAAAG GCAATGGAACTTCAACGCTGGAAAATGGAAGAAAAACGAAGATTAGAAGAAGCACGTTTAGCTGAGGAAGCTGCACTAGCACTTGCAGAGAGGGAAAAGGCAAAGTCTAGAGCAGCCATAGAGCATGCTGAGGCATCTCAGAGGCTTGCAGAACTAGAAGCTCAGAAGAGAATCAGCGCGGAAATGAAAGCTTTAAAAGAAGCAGAAGAGAAGAATAAGATACTaaataaactttcaaactctgaTGTCAGGTACAGGAAATATACAATCGAGGAGATCGAATCTGCAACAGACTACTTTGCTCAAACTCGTAAAATTGGAGAAGGAGGCTATGGGCCAGTGTATAAATGCTATCTGGATCATACACCTGTTGCAGTTAAGGTCCTCCGTCCTGATGCAACTCATGGACGACAACAGTTTCAACAAGAG ATTGAAGTCTTGAGCTGCATACGGCATCCTAACATGGTGCTTCTTCTAGGAGCCTGTCCAGAATACGGGTGCTTAGTATATGAGTTTATGTCTAACGGAAGCTTAGATGACCGTTTATTCCATCGAGGAAAGACACCACCACTCTCTTGGCAGCAGAGGTTTCGGATTGCTTCTGAAATAGCTACTGGTCTACTTTTCCTACACCAAAGCAAACCAGAACCACTAGTTCATCGTGATCTAAAGCCGGGCAACATTTTGCTTGATCGCAACTTTGTGAGTAAGATAAGTGATGTTGGCTTAGCCCGACTAGTCCCTCCATCAGTAGCAGACACTGTCACTCAATACAGAATGACATCAACTGCTGGAACATTCTGCTATATCGATCCTGAATATCAACAAACAGGCATGCTTGGTGTAAAATCTGATGTATACTCCTTAGGAATCATATTCTTGCAGATACTAACCGCGAGATCACCAATGGGACTGACTCACTatgttgaaagagcaattgagAAAGGGACGTTTAACGAAATGCTTGATCCAGCTATTCATGATTGGCCCTTCGATGAGGCTATGCGTCTTGCCAACTTATCGTTACAATGCTCTGAGCTAAGACGAAAAGACAGACCGGATCTTGGCAAAGTTGTCTTGCCAGAGTTAGAAAGATTGAGAGCACTTGCTGAAGAAAATTCATGTCCATCACTTATGTACAATCTAAATATCTCACCAAATCATAGCCAAGTTTCCCTCTCACGG GATAACTTAAGCTATCCCAATACAATGCCATCGAGCTATGAGAGCTCGAAAAGCCAATAA
- the LOC125843286 gene encoding U-box domain-containing protein 52-like isoform X2 — MWPPPPNMSGERMPLPNKLIAVSIDKDRGSQIALKWTVDHLLARGQTVLLIHVKLKQSANASGQSTSSKSNQNSDEGGSGNIELDQQTKELFLPFRVFCTRKDIQCYDIVLDDTDVARAVIEYATRTGVEVLIVGASTRGGLLRFKAKDIPGGILKGAPDFCTVHVISKSGKISSTRAASRSAPFVHPLRHQLMQPVSTKFAPFDTSTPSSTNSRSSFPGGPKPVCDPPPSTLQSDTMSFKSPFTHRKGPNGKPYEISLPDTDISYVSSGRPSIDNIYSSLSDSYESGGPTPPRLSGFSDFDSQSFDSTQFGRRSVDTTPPELSLTLLDGDRPSFSQGPGDDIEAEMRRLKQELKQTMEMYSSACKEALTAKQKAMELQRWKMEEKRRLEEARLAEEAALALAEREKAKSRAAIEHAEASQRLAELEAQKRISAEMKALKEAEEKNKILNKLSNSDVRYRKYTIEEIESATDYFAQTRKIGEGGYGPVYKCYLDHTPVAVKVLRPDATHGRQQFQQEIEVLSCIRHPNMVLLLGACPEYGCLVYEFMSNGSLDDRLFHRGKTPPLSWQQRFRIASEIATGLLFLHQSKPEPLVHRDLKPGNILLDRNFVSKISDVGLARLVPPSVADTVTQYRMTSTAGTFCYIDPEYQQTGMLGVKSDVYSLGIIFLQILTARSPMGLTHYVERAIEKGTFNEMLDPAIHDWPFDEAMRLANLSLQCSELRRKDRPDLGKVVLPELERLRALAEENSCPSLMYNLNISPNHSQVSLSRDNLSYPNTMPSSYESSKSQ; from the exons atgtggCCACCACCACCAAATATGAGTGGAGAAAGAATGCCACTACCAAATAAACTAATAGCAGTGTCAATAGATAAAGATAGAGGAAGCCAAATTGCTTTAAAATGGACTGTTGATCATCTATTAGCCAGAGGACAAACTGTTCTTTTGATTCATGTCAAATTAAAGCAATCTGCTAATGCATCTGGTCAATCCACATCTTCAA AATCAAACCAGAATTCTGATGAAGGTGGATCGGGAAATATTGAATTGGATCAGCAGACAAAGGAACTGTTTCTTCCTTTTCGAGTATTTTGTACACGAAAAGAT ATACAATGTTATGATATTGTGCTAGACGACACGGATGTAGCCAGAGCAGTCATTGAATATGCGACTCGAACAGGAGTAGAGGTATTGATTGTTGGTGCTTCAACGAGAGGCGGTCTTCTCAG ATTTAAAGCCAAAGACATACCAGGAGGCATTTTAAAAGGGGCTCCTGATTTCTGTACTGTACATGTCATCTCCAAATCTGGAAAGATCTCATCTACACGTGCTGCTTCTCGCTCCGCGCCTTTTGTCCATCCACTACGTCACCAGTTGATGCAGCCAGTGAGCACCAAATTTGCTCCATTTGATACTTCAACACCCTCTTCTACTAATTCAAGAA GTTCATTTCCAGGAGGTCCGAAGCCTGTTTGTGATCCTCCGCCTTCTACACTTCAAAGTGATACAATGAGTTTCAA GTCTCCATTCACTCATAGGAAAGGACCTAATGGAAAGCCATATGAAATCTCTTTGCCAGATACTGACATATCATATGTCAGTTCTGGAAGGCCAAGCATTGATAACATCTATTCTTCATTATCTGATAGCTATGAAAGTGGTGGACCGACCCCTCCTCGGCTTTCAGGCTTTTCAGACTTTGATAGTCAAAGTTTCGATTCCACACAGTTTGGGCGGAGATCTGTGGACACCACTCCACCAGAGCTATCACTTACGTTATTGGACGGTGATAGACCATCATTTTCCCAAGGACCAGGA GATGATATAGAAGCAGAAATGAGAAGGCTAAAGCAGGAGCTTAAGCAAACGATGGAAATGTATAGTTCGGCTTGCAAGGAAGCACTTACAGCAAAACAAAAG GCAATGGAACTTCAACGCTGGAAAATGGAAGAAAAACGAAGATTAGAAGAAGCACGTTTAGCTGAGGAAGCTGCACTAGCACTTGCAGAGAGGGAAAAGGCAAAGTCTAGAGCAGCCATAGAGCATGCTGAGGCATCTCAGAGGCTTGCAGAACTAGAAGCTCAGAAGAGAATCAGCGCGGAAATGAAAGCTTTAAAAGAAGCAGAAGAGAAGAATAAGATACTaaataaactttcaaactctgaTGTCAGGTACAGGAAATATACAATCGAGGAGATCGAATCTGCAACAGACTACTTTGCTCAAACTCGTAAAATTGGAGAAGGAGGCTATGGGCCAGTGTATAAATGCTATCTGGATCATACACCTGTTGCAGTTAAGGTCCTCCGTCCTGATGCAACTCATGGACGACAACAGTTTCAACAAGAG ATTGAAGTCTTGAGCTGCATACGGCATCCTAACATGGTGCTTCTTCTAGGAGCCTGTCCAGAATACGGGTGCTTAGTATATGAGTTTATGTCTAACGGAAGCTTAGATGACCGTTTATTCCATCGAGGAAAGACACCACCACTCTCTTGGCAGCAGAGGTTTCGGATTGCTTCTGAAATAGCTACTGGTCTACTTTTCCTACACCAAAGCAAACCAGAACCACTAGTTCATCGTGATCTAAAGCCGGGCAACATTTTGCTTGATCGCAACTTTGTGAGTAAGATAAGTGATGTTGGCTTAGCCCGACTAGTCCCTCCATCAGTAGCAGACACTGTCACTCAATACAGAATGACATCAACTGCTGGAACATTCTGCTATATCGATCCTGAATATCAACAAACAGGCATGCTTGGTGTAAAATCTGATGTATACTCCTTAGGAATCATATTCTTGCAGATACTAACCGCGAGATCACCAATGGGACTGACTCACTatgttgaaagagcaattgagAAAGGGACGTTTAACGAAATGCTTGATCCAGCTATTCATGATTGGCCCTTCGATGAGGCTATGCGTCTTGCCAACTTATCGTTACAATGCTCTGAGCTAAGACGAAAAGACAGACCGGATCTTGGCAAAGTTGTCTTGCCAGAGTTAGAAAGATTGAGAGCACTTGCTGAAGAAAATTCATGTCCATCACTTATGTACAATCTAAATATCTCACCAAATCATAGCCAAGTTTCCCTCTCACGG GATAACTTAAGCTATCCCAATACAATGCCATCGAGCTATGAGAGCTCGAAAAGCCAATAA
- the LOC125841927 gene encoding gamma-glutamylcyclotransferase 2-1-like codes for MVFWIFGYGSLVWNPGFEYDEKMIGYIKDYKRVFDLACIDHRGTPEHPARTCTLEESEGAICWGAVYCVRGGPEKEKKAMEYLERRECEYDSKTLVDFYRDEDSAQPALTGVIVFTSTPDKVNNKYYLGPAPLEEMAWQIATAHGPCGNNREYIFKMEKALYDIDHEDDYIIELANEVRKVLEIVGAGIQKEKELLGSSHIPLKTQTSPVKIFTLPEAAAVAVAADS; via the exons ATGGTCTTCTGGATTTTCGGCTATGGCTCCTTGGTATGGAATCCAGGTTTTGAATATGATGAGAAAATGATTGGTTACATCAAGGATTACAAGCGTGTGTTTGATCTTG CTTGCATTGATCATAGAGGTACACCAGAACACCCTGCAAGAACTTGCACATTGGAAGAAAGCGAAGGAGCTATTTGC TGGGGTGCTGTTTATTGTGTGCGAGGAGGGcctgaaaaggaaaagaaggcaATGGAG TATCTTGAAAGAAGAGAGTGTGAGTACGACAGCAAGACCTTAGTAGACTTCTACAGG GATGAAGACTCTGCTCAGCCAGCTTTAACAGGAGTAATAGT GTTTACATCCACTCCTGACAAAGTGAATAATAAGTACTATCTAGGGCCTGCCCCGTTGGAAGAGATGGCCTG GCAAATTGCGACTGCTCATGGTCCCTGTGGAAACAACAGAGAATACATATTCAAAATGGAGAAGGCTCTATACGATATTGATCATGAAGATGATTACATCATAGAGCTTGCAAATGAAGTTCGGAAAGTTCTTGAAATCGTAGGTGCTGGGATTCAGAAGGAGAAGGAGTTACTTGGTTCTTCACACATTCCACTCAAAACCCAAACTTCACCTGTGAAAATCTTTACCTTACCAGAAGCTGCTGCAGTTGCTGTCGCTGCCGACTCATGA
- the LOC125841988 gene encoding uncharacterized protein LOC125841988, translating to MIVMISLHHSQTGKMSDYENVVAGKLRLKGKALDVKSNGIKKKKKHKHQYDLVTQVTGGNNTLTTNQLEDDIDDSYLDDRGRKEQVTKNDDHLTLAERKYLEQWEKLNIKRLAKEAKKSHRDRIQEFNRYLANLTEHYDIPKVGPG from the exons ATGATTGTAATGATCTCTCTTCATCACTCTCAAACAG GTAAGATGTCAGATTACGAAAACGTTGTTGCTGGGAAGTTAAGACTAAAGGGAAAAGCTCTAGATGTGAAATCTAACgggataaaaaagaaaaagaagcacAAGCATCAGTATGATCTCGTGACTCAAGTGACAG GTGGAAACAACACATTGACAACAAACCAACTTGAGGATGATATAGACGATAGTTATCTTGACGACAGAGGGAGGAAAGAACAAGTAACCAAGAACGACGATCATCTAACACTAGCAGAGAGAAAATACCTCGAGCAGTGGGAGAAACTAAACATCAAACGACTGGCAAAAGAAGCCAAGAAATCCCACCGCGATAGAATTCAAGAATTTAATCGATACCTAGCTAATCTTACTGAGCATTATGACATTCCAAAAGTTGGTCCTGGTTAA